One genomic segment of Paenibacillus xylanexedens includes these proteins:
- a CDS encoding Gfo/Idh/MocA family protein: MTEVVGRDKVRWGIMGTGWIASQFARDLEHAGNAVKAAVGSRTAGSAEKFADEYGFARAYGSYDEMLQDPEVDIIYVATPHPVHKENVMACLEAGKAVLCEKPFTMNARQLEQLVETARERNLFLMEGMWTRFLPPIAQARAWIAEGRIGEVRLLQADFGFRVGWEPEGRLLNPDLGGGALLDAGVYPISFASMIFGEQPQHVWSTANIGETGVDEQFSVLLSYSEGRSASLSAAIRLNLSNEAVIYGTEGKIRLPLFLAGKEAYLHVNGQDEPEKFTDDRTCIGYAFEAEEAGRCILEGRTESHTIKLDESLEIMKLMDTIRGQWGLRYKSE, encoded by the coding sequence ATGACAGAAGTAGTGGGACGGGACAAAGTACGCTGGGGCATTATGGGCACGGGATGGATTGCATCCCAGTTTGCAAGGGATTTGGAGCATGCGGGAAACGCTGTGAAAGCAGCGGTAGGTTCACGGACAGCGGGAAGTGCGGAGAAGTTTGCAGATGAATATGGTTTTGCACGCGCTTACGGTTCTTATGATGAAATGCTGCAAGATCCTGAGGTAGATATTATCTATGTGGCAACACCTCACCCTGTGCATAAGGAGAATGTAATGGCTTGTCTGGAGGCAGGCAAGGCGGTGCTATGTGAAAAGCCGTTTACGATGAACGCGCGTCAGTTGGAGCAACTGGTGGAGACGGCACGGGAGCGTAACCTTTTCCTGATGGAAGGGATGTGGACACGCTTTTTGCCGCCGATCGCTCAAGCCAGAGCATGGATCGCAGAAGGACGAATCGGTGAAGTACGTTTGCTCCAGGCAGACTTTGGATTCCGTGTCGGCTGGGAGCCGGAAGGAAGGTTGCTTAATCCGGATCTGGGTGGGGGCGCATTGCTGGATGCAGGAGTGTACCCGATTTCTTTTGCTTCGATGATCTTTGGCGAACAGCCCCAGCATGTATGGAGTACGGCCAATATCGGTGAGACGGGTGTGGACGAGCAGTTTTCCGTATTATTGTCCTATTCCGAGGGACGTTCTGCATCATTGAGTGCTGCCATTCGTCTGAACCTCAGCAATGAAGCGGTTATATACGGTACAGAAGGCAAGATTCGTCTTCCTTTATTCCTGGCGGGCAAAGAAGCCTATCTGCATGTGAATGGTCAGGACGAGCCCGAAAAGTTTACGGATGATCGAACATGTATTGGTTATGCTTTTGAGGCAGAAGAAGCGGGACGTTGTATCCTCGAAGGTCGGACGGAGAGCCACACCATTAAACTGGACGAATCCCTGGAAATCATGAAGCTGATGGACACGATTCGGGGCCAGTGGGGATTACGTTACAAATCGGAGTAA
- a CDS encoding pyroglutamyl-peptidase I: MVKILISGFEPFGGDAVNPTGALMDSLANEVIEGAELKTVLLPVHFDECADLLIAEMEAYRPDVVIACGLAKGRTSITPERIAVNVKDIPPGSYADNQGQRPVDEPIVDGSPDGLFATLPIRAMVNDMSAAGIPATVSNTAGTYICNNTMYRVLDYIRVGQLPIRAGFVHFPASTEMAVLQPSVPSLPIPMMLDALRIMIRTVVADS, from the coding sequence ATGGTGAAGATTCTGATATCCGGGTTTGAACCTTTTGGCGGGGATGCGGTGAATCCGACGGGGGCATTAATGGATTCTCTTGCAAACGAAGTGATCGAGGGTGCTGAGCTAAAAACAGTACTGTTGCCCGTGCACTTTGATGAATGTGCAGACCTGCTGATCGCAGAGATGGAAGCCTATCGGCCAGATGTTGTCATTGCCTGTGGGCTGGCCAAGGGCAGAACGTCCATTACACCGGAGCGGATTGCCGTGAATGTCAAAGATATTCCGCCGGGCTCCTACGCGGATAACCAAGGACAGCGTCCTGTGGACGAGCCAATTGTAGATGGCAGCCCGGACGGCTTGTTTGCCACTTTGCCCATACGTGCCATGGTGAATGACATGTCCGCAGCAGGTATCCCCGCTACCGTCTCCAATACAGCAGGTACATATATCTGCAACAATACGATGTACCGGGTACTGGATTATATTCGAGTAGGGCAACTTCCAATCCGTGCCGGATTTGTACACTTTCCCGCCTCAACAGAGATGGCGGTGTTGCAGCCTTCCGTCCCTTCGCTGCCTATTCCCATGATGCTGGATGCGCTGCGGATCATGATCCGCACGGTTGTGGCTGATTCGTAG
- a CDS encoding 1,4-dihydroxy-6-naphthoate synthase: MKIAFSPCPNDTFIFHAWVHGLIPGAPKLDVRYADIDITNGLAANPDGPDTPEVMKISYAALPYVLSDYALLPAGGALGRGCGPLVLTANGTTDPAYLSGRRVAVPSERSTAYLLFRLWAAQNVPGGVGEIVVMPFDQIMPAVRDGKIDAGLVIHEARFTYQNYDLKLMTDLGNWWESDTGLPIPLGAIIARRNMDAHALAGWARASVEYAWAHPDESRAYVMEHAQEMDPDVAAQHIGLYVNEFSANLGDDGYGAITALLGRAMKEGLVPEFDLDLLRI, translated from the coding sequence ATGAAAATTGCATTTTCCCCTTGTCCAAACGATACATTTATCTTTCACGCGTGGGTGCACGGGTTAATCCCGGGCGCACCTAAGCTGGATGTCCGTTATGCTGATATTGATATTACCAATGGTCTGGCAGCGAATCCTGATGGACCCGACACACCTGAAGTGATGAAAATATCTTATGCAGCACTGCCATACGTGTTATCTGACTATGCTCTGCTTCCTGCTGGAGGCGCACTTGGCAGAGGATGTGGTCCTTTGGTTCTGACCGCAAACGGCACGACCGATCCAGCATATCTGTCTGGACGACGGGTCGCTGTACCAAGCGAGCGCTCGACAGCATATCTATTATTCCGTCTGTGGGCAGCGCAAAATGTTCCTGGCGGTGTAGGCGAGATTGTTGTTATGCCATTCGACCAGATCATGCCTGCTGTGCGAGACGGCAAGATCGATGCCGGACTTGTCATCCATGAAGCACGCTTCACGTACCAGAACTATGATCTCAAACTAATGACAGATCTTGGGAACTGGTGGGAAAGCGACACAGGCCTTCCGATCCCGCTTGGAGCAATCATCGCACGTCGCAACATGGATGCTCATGCCCTCGCCGGATGGGCACGCGCCTCCGTTGAATATGCATGGGCGCACCCTGATGAGTCGAGAGCATACGTTATGGAACATGCCCAAGAAATGGACCCTGACGTAGCTGCACAGCATATCGGCCTGTACGTTAATGAGTTCAGCGCCAACCTGGGTGATGATGGTTACGGTGCAATCACTGCACTGCTTGGCCGTGCCATGAAAGAAGGACTCGTTCCCGAGTTCGACCTTGATCTGTTGCGAATCTAA
- a CDS encoding futalosine hydrolase translates to MNEHRQDEDQNNKPNSNASFENSGHHGDSTGEINTSGISPVQANSQQRVLIVTAVDAEKDAVLRGLGDTAAEQFDVIAAGVGPASAAAGTSATLAYAVVAAGTRALAKGSTTPSSSDVAQASATSDGPGPLAGTGSSPAYMLVISAGIGGGFPGRADVGSLVVADAMVAADLGSQTPDGFLSVDELGFGSSIVAADAELAARLRHELQRAGLAVSGGTAVTVSTATGTAETAAELLRRVPDAAAEGMEGFGVATAAQQFGVPALELRAISNAVGPRDRDAWRIKDALDALQAASSILREVITS, encoded by the coding sequence ATGAATGAACATAGACAGGATGAAGATCAGAATAATAAACCAAACTCAAACGCATCATTCGAAAATAGTGGACACCACGGGGATTCAACTGGGGAAATAAACACTTCAGGTATAAGTCCGGTACAAGCAAACTCACAACAACGTGTGTTAATTGTAACTGCGGTTGATGCGGAAAAAGATGCGGTCCTCCGCGGCTTGGGAGATACGGCCGCGGAACAATTTGACGTCATCGCCGCGGGCGTTGGCCCAGCCTCGGCCGCTGCGGGAACATCCGCTACATTGGCATATGCCGTAGTGGCTGCGGGCACTAGGGCGTTGGCGAAGGGTTCCACTACGCCAAGCTCATCCGATGTGGCACAGGCATCTGCCACATCGGATGGGCCGGGGCCCCTTGCCGGGACCGGATCTTCACCAGCCTACATGCTGGTGATCAGTGCCGGCATCGGCGGCGGGTTCCCGGGCCGGGCGGACGTCGGCTCCCTCGTGGTAGCCGACGCCATGGTTGCCGCCGATCTGGGCTCGCAGACGCCAGACGGCTTCCTTAGTGTGGACGAGCTCGGATTCGGCTCGTCCATTGTGGCGGCGGACGCGGAGCTTGCCGCTCGCCTGCGCCATGAGCTGCAGCGGGCTGGGCTAGCTGTCAGCGGAGGCACTGCGGTCACCGTGTCTACGGCGACCGGAACAGCGGAGACGGCTGCGGAGCTATTGCGCCGCGTGCCGGATGCCGCCGCCGAAGGTATGGAAGGCTTCGGCGTGGCAACAGCTGCCCAGCAGTTCGGCGTGCCAGCACTCGAACTGCGGGCCATATCCAACGCGGTCGGTCCACGCGACCGCGACGCTTGGCGCATCAAGGACGCCCTCGATGCGCTCCAGGCCGCAAGTTCCATTTTACGGGAGGTTATTACATCATGA
- a CDS encoding GntR family transcriptional regulator, whose protein sequence is MFELDVRSRKAIYEQLVDKVKEMIVYGILKPDEQLPSVRALSTQLTVNPNTIQKAYRELEREGYIYSLQGKGSFVSSSVEHPNEAMREEIRESLVKLIAEASYSGLTKADMTLLFEEAMARIEKEEPHD, encoded by the coding sequence ATGTTCGAATTAGATGTACGCAGCCGTAAGGCGATCTACGAGCAACTAGTGGACAAAGTCAAAGAAATGATCGTATACGGTATTCTAAAGCCCGACGAGCAGCTTCCTTCCGTTCGTGCGTTATCCACGCAGCTGACCGTGAATCCAAATACGATTCAGAAAGCGTATCGTGAGCTTGAACGTGAAGGTTACATTTATTCTTTGCAGGGAAAAGGGAGCTTCGTATCATCGTCAGTGGAACATCCGAATGAAGCCATGAGAGAAGAGATCAGAGAGTCTCTGGTGAAGTTGATTGCAGAAGCTTCGTATTCCGGTTTGACCAAAGCGGATATGACGCTTTTGTTTGAGGAAGCGATGGCCCGTATAGAGAAGGAGGAGCCTCATGATTGA
- a CDS encoding ABC transporter ATP-binding protein has protein sequence MIELNQVVKAFEQEKAVDGVTMHIHKGSIYGLLGSNGAGKTSLLKMMAGIYRQDSGTVRIEDNEIYENMDLKGRTIFMADSPYFFPQSSITQMAAFYRSVYPRWNEERFKQLATVFKLDVKRKLHRMSKGMRRQAAVWLGLSCMPEVLLMDEPIDGLDPVMRQQIKNLLFQEAAERQVTIVISSHNLREIEDLCDHVAIMHKGRIIVEKDLDDLKADTHKIQVAFRHPDHAKAMDEQIDILHEEKRGSVSLYIVKGNRQQVTDQFRVHDPYLLDVLPLTLEEIFIYEMEDAGYDIQPIVL, from the coding sequence ATGATTGAGCTGAATCAAGTCGTCAAAGCATTTGAACAGGAAAAGGCAGTGGATGGCGTAACGATGCACATACATAAGGGGTCGATCTATGGTTTGCTCGGTTCCAACGGGGCAGGCAAGACATCGCTGCTCAAAATGATGGCTGGCATTTACCGTCAGGACAGCGGGACTGTTCGTATCGAAGATAATGAGATTTATGAAAATATGGATCTCAAAGGCCGCACAATTTTTATGGCCGATTCGCCGTACTTTTTTCCGCAATCTTCAATAACTCAGATGGCTGCATTTTATCGTTCGGTATATCCGCGCTGGAATGAGGAACGATTCAAGCAACTGGCTACTGTGTTCAAACTGGATGTGAAACGCAAGTTACATCGCATGTCCAAAGGCATGCGCCGTCAGGCAGCCGTATGGCTGGGACTTAGCTGTATGCCTGAAGTGCTGCTGATGGATGAGCCGATTGACGGCCTCGACCCGGTCATGCGCCAGCAGATCAAAAACTTGCTGTTCCAGGAAGCAGCTGAGCGTCAAGTAACTATTGTTATCTCGTCTCACAATTTACGTGAGATCGAAGATCTGTGTGACCATGTAGCGATTATGCACAAAGGCCGAATTATTGTAGAGAAGGATCTCGATGATCTGAAGGCCGATACGCATAAAATCCAAGTCGCATTCCGCCACCCGGACCATGCCAAAGCCATGGATGAGCAGATTGATATTTTGCATGAAGAGAAACGGGGAAGTGTATCCCTGTACATTGTCAAAGGCAACCGACAACAGGTAACGGATCAATTCCGTGTACATGATCCGTATCTGCTGGATGTACTGCCTTTGACGCTCGAAGAAATCTTTATATATGAAATGGAGGACGCAGGGTATGATATTCAACCGATTGTTCTGTAA
- a CDS encoding alpha/beta hydrolase: MQSKLETKRTGAKGFKRKRYWIPSVVLILIIGFIGIGTQWTPKITVFLLKSLIETANPDTNSTDTMLSDGITRVVDVPYADEGRNDSTLDIYYPSVTSEPLPVVLWVHGGGWVLGDKKDIADYAVQLAKQGYVVVSMNYALAPDTKYPIPVIQANQALTYVKNHVSEYQGDPENIFLAGNSAGAQIASQTAAVVTNPSLAKLMNIKPAAQPEELRGVLLFCGPYNLSTVANTGFPLIRTFLWSYTGVKTFEDYPRLHEMSTVLQATAEYPPAFITSGNDDPLTSQSIELAQVLKRLDVEVETLFFSNSSEKLGHDYQFDLGTEAGQQAIHSAVRFMQQYSR, encoded by the coding sequence TTGCAGTCCAAGTTGGAAACGAAACGTACGGGGGCAAAAGGTTTTAAACGTAAACGTTACTGGATTCCCAGCGTTGTACTAATTTTGATCATAGGTTTTATTGGGATTGGTACACAATGGACACCCAAAATAACGGTATTTTTATTAAAATCATTAATTGAAACTGCTAATCCAGACACAAATAGCACGGACACTATGCTCTCGGATGGGATAACTCGTGTTGTGGATGTACCCTATGCAGACGAAGGGCGTAATGACAGTACACTGGATATCTATTACCCTTCCGTAACATCGGAACCTTTGCCTGTTGTGTTGTGGGTTCATGGTGGTGGATGGGTCTTGGGTGACAAAAAGGATATCGCAGATTATGCCGTTCAATTAGCCAAGCAGGGTTACGTTGTGGTCAGTATGAATTATGCGCTCGCACCGGATACGAAATATCCCATTCCCGTGATCCAGGCGAATCAGGCTTTGACTTACGTGAAGAACCATGTCAGTGAGTATCAGGGTGACCCGGAAAACATATTTCTCGCAGGCAATTCGGCAGGTGCCCAGATTGCAAGTCAGACTGCGGCAGTGGTGACCAATCCATCTCTCGCCAAGCTGATGAACATAAAACCAGCCGCCCAGCCGGAAGAGTTGCGTGGGGTTCTGCTATTCTGTGGTCCATACAATCTAAGCACGGTAGCCAATACAGGCTTTCCACTCATACGGACATTTCTCTGGTCATATACGGGAGTCAAAACATTTGAAGACTATCCACGTCTGCATGAAATGTCGACCGTGCTTCAGGCCACAGCAGAGTATCCACCTGCATTTATTACCTCAGGCAATGATGACCCGTTGACCAGTCAATCGATTGAGCTGGCACAAGTATTGAAGCGCCTTGATGTTGAGGTGGAAACCTTGTTTTTCTCAAACTCATCAGAGAAGCTGGGACATGATTATCAATTTGATCTGGGGACTGAAGCTGGACAACAGGCGATACATTCGGCAGTACGATTCATGCAACAGTATAGTCGATGA
- the nikR gene encoding nickel-responsive transcriptional regulator NikR, which translates to MADKEDLTRFGVAFPTPLIEQFDQYIEEQGYKNRSEAFRDLVRKTLLQPSALQSDQDVAGTIVMVYDHHISDLPIRLMELQHEAHHDIISNMHVHLNHDQCLEVIAVRGNLGRLRHLHQQIQVQKGVLYAELSVTYVDELNKLAHAQSRQDGNPDQSLDHNHSAGQHAHSHHHRSAE; encoded by the coding sequence ATGGCAGATAAAGAAGATTTGACCCGATTCGGGGTGGCGTTTCCTACACCTCTGATTGAGCAGTTTGACCAGTATATTGAGGAACAGGGATACAAAAACCGATCCGAAGCTTTCCGTGATCTTGTTCGCAAAACATTACTGCAACCTTCTGCATTACAATCCGACCAGGATGTGGCTGGCACCATTGTGATGGTCTACGATCACCATATCAGTGATCTTCCCATTCGTTTGATGGAGCTGCAGCACGAGGCGCATCATGACATCATTTCCAATATGCACGTGCACCTGAACCATGACCAATGCCTGGAGGTTATTGCCGTACGAGGGAATCTGGGACGATTGCGTCATTTGCATCAACAGATCCAGGTGCAAAAAGGAGTATTGTATGCAGAATTGTCTGTGACTTATGTGGATGAACTCAACAAACTGGCTCATGCTCAGAGTCGTCAGGATGGCAACCCGGATCAAAGTCTGGATCATAATCACAGTGCGGGGCAGCATGCTCACAGCCATCATCATCGCTCTGCGGAGTAA
- a CDS encoding ABC transporter substrate-binding protein, producing MGRFSWRWGKRKVRTGLGILLVCSIGLSGCAQGTAPTASSAENGQSGTALTKDELVLAVGTEPEGGFDPTTGWGQYGSPLFQSTLLKRDAKLQLVNDLATAYSVSEDGLTWMVTLRNDVKFSDGEPLTAEDVKFTFDTAAQSGSVIDLTNMANVKATDDSTVVFTLKSPQSTFISLLTTLGIVPEHAYGADYAEHPVGSGPYKLVQWDKGQQAIVEANEEYYGNKSAFHKLTFLYLDEDAAYAAAQAGTVDIAAIPAAFSKQQVNGMTLEAVKTVDNRGIMFPMQPAGAKSGEGLPAGNDVTSDLAIRQAVNVVIDRKALVEGVLEGYGRPAYSVSDDLPWSNAEAVFTDANLEEAKRILAAGGWVDADGDGIVEKNGVKAEFNLLYFAGDLTRQSLALAAADMVAQAGIKINVEGKSREETKKMAYSNAVLFGWGSHDPLETYNLYSSTHKGEGYYNVGLYSNPVVDSWMDKALKATSEEEALPFWQKAEWDGTTGFSYQGDAPWAWLVNIDHLYLVTNGLNIGEQQIHPHGHGWPVTTNLEEWSWDNSTK from the coding sequence ATGGGCAGATTTTCATGGAGATGGGGAAAACGAAAAGTTAGAACAGGATTAGGCATTTTACTTGTATGTTCCATTGGTTTATCTGGTTGTGCACAGGGCACAGCGCCAACAGCTTCGTCAGCAGAGAATGGACAGTCAGGTACAGCCTTAACCAAAGACGAATTGGTGCTGGCCGTTGGCACCGAGCCGGAAGGCGGGTTTGATCCAACAACCGGATGGGGGCAATATGGGTCACCGCTTTTCCAGAGTACCTTGCTGAAGAGGGATGCCAAGTTACAACTGGTTAACGATCTGGCAACGGCATACTCAGTTAGTGAAGATGGGCTGACCTGGATGGTTACACTTCGGAACGATGTAAAATTCTCTGATGGGGAGCCACTTACGGCTGAAGATGTGAAATTTACGTTTGATACGGCTGCTCAGAGTGGGTCTGTCATTGATTTGACGAATATGGCTAATGTGAAGGCAACTGATGATAGCACAGTTGTATTTACACTGAAGTCGCCGCAGTCTACATTCATCAGTCTGCTGACGACACTTGGCATTGTGCCTGAACACGCCTATGGCGCTGATTATGCAGAACATCCGGTCGGATCAGGACCGTACAAGCTGGTTCAGTGGGACAAAGGACAACAGGCCATCGTTGAGGCCAATGAAGAATATTACGGTAACAAGTCTGCATTCCACAAACTCACCTTCCTCTATCTGGATGAAGATGCAGCCTACGCTGCTGCGCAGGCAGGTACGGTGGATATCGCTGCTATACCGGCAGCGTTTAGCAAACAACAGGTGAATGGCATGACATTGGAGGCCGTGAAAACCGTAGATAACCGTGGCATCATGTTCCCCATGCAACCTGCTGGTGCCAAGTCGGGCGAGGGTCTTCCCGCAGGAAATGATGTGACATCCGATCTGGCGATTCGCCAAGCGGTGAATGTTGTGATTGATCGTAAGGCTTTGGTTGAGGGCGTACTGGAAGGGTACGGTCGTCCGGCTTATTCCGTCAGTGATGATCTGCCTTGGAGCAATGCGGAAGCTGTATTTACGGATGCTAATCTCGAAGAAGCGAAGCGCATTCTGGCCGCTGGTGGCTGGGTGGATGCGGATGGTGATGGTATCGTCGAGAAAAACGGCGTTAAGGCCGAGTTCAATCTGCTTTATTTTGCAGGTGATTTAACAAGACAATCTCTGGCACTGGCTGCTGCGGATATGGTAGCCCAGGCGGGAATCAAAATCAATGTTGAAGGCAAAAGCCGTGAAGAGACGAAAAAGATGGCTTACTCCAACGCTGTATTGTTTGGGTGGGGCAGTCATGACCCTTTGGAAACCTATAACCTCTATAGCAGTACTCACAAAGGAGAAGGGTATTACAATGTGGGGCTGTATAGTAATCCTGTCGTGGATTCTTGGATGGACAAAGCCCTTAAGGCAACAAGTGAAGAAGAGGCATTGCCGTTCTGGCAGAAAGCGGAATGGGATGGAACAACAGGTTTCAGTTATCAGGGTGATGCGCCATGGGCATGGCTCGTAAATATAGATCATCTGTATCTGGTTACGAATGGACTGAACATTGGTGAGCAGCAGATCCATCCTCATGGTCACGGCTGGCCGGTGACAACCAATCTGGAGGAATGGTCCTGGGATAACAGTACAAAGTAG
- a CDS encoding ABC transporter permease, which translates to MTGRNGWARFVGFKVLRLVSLLVGLSVSSFILMQFSPVDPIEAYIGGDMIRVSAEQRSLIEERWGLNESPMERLLTWGQALIQGDLGTSMIYRQPVADIIQERFMNSVALMAVAWILSGIIGFTLGVVAAMRRNSKLDRLICWYCYTLASTPVFWIALLLLMVFGVWLGWLPVGLGVPAGMSADQVTWGDRVIHMILPALTLSLTGVASIALHTRQKLTDVLESDYILFARARGERGFQLFRRHGFRHVVLPAITLQFASFSELFGGAVLAEQVFSYPGLGQATVQAGLRGDVPLLLGLVMCSAIFVFTGNMVADILYRLIDPRMKEELMS; encoded by the coding sequence ATGACAGGCAGGAATGGATGGGCCAGATTTGTTGGTTTTAAAGTGTTGCGACTTGTATCTCTATTGGTTGGACTCAGTGTGTCGTCTTTTATATTAATGCAATTCTCTCCTGTGGACCCGATCGAGGCTTACATTGGTGGAGACATGATCAGGGTAAGCGCCGAACAGCGCAGTTTAATCGAAGAACGGTGGGGATTGAATGAATCTCCCATGGAACGATTACTAACCTGGGGACAAGCGCTTATTCAGGGAGATCTGGGAACATCAATGATTTACAGACAGCCTGTAGCGGATATTATCCAGGAACGATTCATGAATTCTGTCGCACTTATGGCTGTAGCTTGGATATTATCTGGCATCATTGGTTTCACTCTTGGTGTAGTTGCTGCCATGAGACGGAATTCGAAGCTGGATCGCCTGATCTGTTGGTATTGTTATACGCTGGCCTCCACGCCGGTATTCTGGATTGCGCTGTTGCTGCTGATGGTATTTGGGGTGTGGCTCGGATGGCTGCCAGTTGGCCTTGGGGTACCCGCAGGCATGTCAGCTGATCAGGTTACATGGGGAGATCGGGTTATTCATATGATTTTGCCAGCGTTGACTCTCAGCCTGACCGGGGTAGCCTCTATTGCTTTGCATACCCGGCAGAAGCTCACAGATGTGCTCGAGTCAGATTATATTCTGTTTGCGAGAGCGCGAGGTGAGCGTGGATTTCAGCTGTTCCGTCGACATGGGTTCAGACATGTTGTTTTGCCAGCCATCACGCTGCAGTTTGCTTCGTTCAGTGAACTGTTTGGTGGGGCTGTGCTTGCAGAACAGGTATTTTCATACCCCGGCCTTGGTCAGGCGACGGTTCAGGCGGGCTTGCGTGGAGATGTTCCATTGCTGCTCGGACTTGTGATGTGCAGTGCAATCTTTGTTTTTACAGGTAATATGGTTGCCGACATTCTGTATCGCTTGATTGATCCACGGATGAAGGAGGAGCTGATGTCATGA
- a CDS encoding ABC transporter permease — translation MKRTLERSSEQTAETAKIQKVKTANQEVRYNINTGSLQAETGKGTGTTRPTRKDYTAASNQRFRNPRQRAVIWGSLAVIWIVIVWLTGRLLPAGSTLTSLMDRNLAPTWAHPFGTDWLGRDMFMRTLKGLATSIQVGLLAACGGGLIALLLGLTAASSKVADRVISWIIDLFLSVPHLVSLVMLAFVFGGGLAGVAAAIALTHWPNLARIVRAEMIQLKSAEYIQISHKLGQSRLQIAVQHMLPHLVPQLFVGVLLIFPHAILHEAAITFLGLGLSPQQPAIGIILSESMRYLSAGMWWLAFFPGLALLLVVRAFDVLGNSLKTLTGTGSSREVR, via the coding sequence ATGAAGCGGACGTTAGAACGCTCCTCCGAGCAGACGGCAGAAACAGCCAAAATACAGAAAGTGAAAACTGCGAATCAAGAGGTACGGTACAACATTAATACAGGGTCTCTACAGGCTGAGACTGGAAAAGGAACAGGAACAACACGCCCAACGAGAAAAGATTATACGGCTGCCAGCAATCAACGTTTCCGAAACCCTCGTCAAAGAGCGGTGATCTGGGGAAGCCTCGCGGTGATCTGGATTGTCATCGTGTGGTTGACGGGCAGACTGCTTCCCGCTGGTTCTACGCTGACTTCATTAATGGATCGGAATTTGGCTCCAACCTGGGCGCATCCATTTGGCACAGATTGGCTCGGAAGAGATATGTTCATGCGTACGTTAAAAGGATTGGCAACCAGCATTCAAGTGGGATTGCTTGCTGCATGTGGTGGCGGATTGATCGCACTGCTGTTGGGTTTGACTGCCGCTTCAAGCAAGGTTGCTGACCGGGTAATCTCATGGATTATCGACCTGTTCCTGAGTGTACCTCATCTGGTATCGCTAGTTATGCTGGCCTTTGTATTCGGTGGAGGTCTGGCAGGAGTGGCGGCAGCGATTGCGCTGACGCACTGGCCGAATCTGGCCCGGATTGTACGAGCGGAGATGATTCAACTGAAATCCGCAGAATACATTCAGATTTCACACAAGTTGGGTCAATCGCGGTTACAGATTGCGGTGCAGCATATGCTGCCACATCTGGTTCCACAACTGTTCGTGGGCGTATTGCTAATCTTTCCCCATGCGATTCTGCATGAGGCGGCCATTACGTTTCTGGGGCTGGGGCTGTCCCCGCAACAACCGGCAATCGGAATTATTTTGTCAGAGTCGATGAGATATTTATCTGCTGGCATGTGGTGGCTCGCCTTTTTCCCTGGACTGGCATTGTTGCTGGTTGTTCGTGCGTTTGATGTATTGGGCAATAGTCTGAAGACTTTAACGGGTACGGGTAGTTCAAGGGAGGTGAGGTAA